The region gacagAGATGTGGTCATAACAGCCAAAACACGAGTAACAGGGCAAGGCAATGATGCATTGATCAAAAAACGTGACACTAAGGAAACGTTTCTTATATTTGAGTTTCATGAGGTTTATTGTTTTTCACAATCCACTCCAACTTAAAAAAacgtaacttttattttatttttatccatgCATGTGCACAGATCACATTTGTCTACAACTTATTTCAAGCATCTCTTCAGCACAATTTAAACCCTAATTATGCACACAATTTAAACTGGAAAATGATCTGAATTTGAACTTTTCTTCTGTGTCCTGGCGGTTAATCTggcaacaaaattacaaaaacttaaataacttaaattattGCATGAACCATTAATTCAGTGTTGCATGCTGgcaattgtaaaataaaagttatattgtaataataaaaataaaaccctatATGAAAAATGTAGGggttttataaacaaataaattaataaataaaaccaaaaaattaaatttaatgattaaattaacaaaactgtaactaaaataaagaatgaaaatataaatataaataaatgtttaaatatttaaaagaatctaccaaatatttttaaaaaatctgccATTTATTTAGCATTGCAAGCCAGCAACAGGAAAATTAGACCGTATTGTTGTGTTGActttaaagatgaagtgtgtgattttatggatcttaaaatgctttttttctctcagttaaaacaaataaataaaatataggttttttaattatttataatatgatagttgtaagtcttaaaaaaaaataataatgataatacacacacacacacacacacatatatacatatatatatattcaagctaTTTAGGTTTTAAGTCTATAAACTTTAAATCTTTATAGACTTAACAGATATTTGTTGACTCCTTTCAttacaactgtaaaaataatacagaaaaaatgtaaattggtAAAAATTGCTCGGACATGTCCATGTATTTATGAATTCAGTAATACCAACAACTTGTGCATAAACACTCTAatgaatgtataataaataataaagtatataaatattaacatcatttttGTAGATATATTGCTAAGGCACTTTGAACATTTAAGTATTGttgattaatatttatacaatatgtaataaaaaaataataaaaaacaagtcaataagttttttttttttttttttattaataatagacAAATTATTAAGTGTATTTGTAATGATTTAGCAAAAGAGTAGCTCGTTTTATCCGGCTTCACAGCACAGGGACCTCTTGGGCCCCAAACCTCCAGGAAGtgaagtcagtttttttttcctgcggaggCGCGCACATGCACGCACGGGGATGTGTTCGGGCACGCGCATGACCCATTATACCGTACGCGCGCGCGCGTCAAAACCGCTGGAGGCACAGGAGCAGCAGAAGAGCCACGTAAACCGCGTTCGGTGAATCAGAAAGCTGTCCGGTGAACGAACGGACCGTGATGAGCTGCAACATCAGCACGCGTTCACGACAAACCCCGCTCAGGTGAGTGACGGACACACAGACAGGTAAACTCTGACCGGTGACACGTGATCACACGCGAAAATCAGTCGCGAGTGAATAATAATCCTAATCTGAGCAATAGACGCAGATGGCCGAAGACGTCACCAGCACGCGCGTGGAGTGCGTGTTGATTTCACTATTGATCCGTGTATCGATTACTTAATTAAATGCTCTCGATCGATAAATCTATTCGTATTAATCCAGTCAGTGTGCGGACGGTTTAACTACCGCTGTAAACCTCTAATCTCTAGAGTCTTCAGTACTGGACATCAGGGTCATTGATGAAGGGAAATGAACTGAGATGAGATCCTCTGGTGGATCTCTGTTGGATGACGTCATCACGTCCTGTAGTTCTGGGCGTGGCTGTTATGTGTGAGTTCAGAGAGATTCAGAGAGAGTGAGATTAGACAGACAGAAGAGTCTAGCTAATGAAGAAACACTATTTTGGGGCTTCATGTTCCTGTATTAcagaatatatttgtgtgtgtgtacatgtatagacatagatttctctctctttatatattttttcaaatatatatttaaatgtttttattaaaaaaaaaatatgtttactagTGTTGATTGTAGGCTTTTCCACCTACATTTGCATTTGCCTAAATAGGCTACTATAAAAttggaaatgcatttttttttcttaccaatacattgtgaaatatattttatatgtgaagGTTTACACCACATATGTTTTCAGTAATTGCACACAACAcgtataaaatgtgtatattttggccaaaaaaaatacaaatctataaaaaaatctaaaacatatgtgaccctgggtcacaaaaccagtcataatttcaatttcaattgggatttatgcatcatctgaagctgaataaatcatctctccattgatgtgtggtttgttcggaggacaatatttgtctgagatacaactatttgaaaatctggaaatctaaatattgataaaatcatctttaaagttgttcaaatgaagtttttagcaatgcatattactaatcaaacattaagttttgatatatttacgattaggaaatttacaaaatatcttaatggaacatgatctttacttaatatcctaatgatttttggtataaaagaaaatctgatagttttgacccatacaatgtagtgttgtctatttctacaaaaataccCCAGAGACTCCAGACTGATTTTGTTCTCCAGGgtcaaatatacatatatattaatttagattGCCATAATGTTCATGcatttgattcccagggaatgtcTGTATTGAGAAAATGCCTCCCTTTAATACAGTGCTAGTCGTTTgcataaaagcatcagctaaatgcataaatttaaatgtaaaatgtatgacCGACATTTTGTAATTCATAATTTTGCGTATTATAAGgctagaacataaaaaaataaaatgtatgcatggaTGAATCCTTTATATTAAGATCAATAcagtgcatttagaaaataggtaGTTTTATTACAAGAATATGTAATGCAATAAACGTGACCGCAGCAGCTGTCAGCTTCTGTATTTAGTGTCTCTGTGATGAGTTTTGTTGAATGTGAAGATGAAAACCTCCAGTTTAGAAGAGAAACTGGTTTAATGGACATCAGTGGATGCATGGAAATCCATCTCAACCAAAGTAAAGGTTAAGAAAACATGTTTCTCCTGTTCAGCAGCCTGCGACGTCACTGTGTTTGTCAAAGCCATTCACTGAACAATAgcattgaaatgaactgaaagGAGCAGCTCACTGTCACCAACTGACTATAGCTGCACCCAGAGGTAGATCAAGACTGTTTTACAcacttttactgtcactttagtgTTTAAAGGGGATGAATAAGAGCTTCTTTTTCCACAGCTTCTGTTAAGACAGACTATAGTCATTCAGTTGTTCAGATTAGTTTTCATTTCAGatcttataaataatataaatcattttgtattttatgtttttgcactTTTATTCATATATTCTATTTGTCtctactttaatattttaattttaggtttagttatttcaacacatcaagttaaactaaagaaaAATGAGAAATCCCCTCGACAACTAGCTagcttttattttaagtaacaaaaaggtttttacagttttaagtttagttaacgataataatcactgactaccgtatttttctgactataagtcacatcagtccaaaaatacgtcatgaccaggaaaaaaacatataagtaaCATTGGACTAtaagtggcatttatttagaaccaagaaccaagagttcacattaccgtctccagccgccagagggcgctctatgtcttcagtgtagactacaggagaactgagcagcacagagcgccctctggcggctggagacggtaatgttttctctcggttcatgtcaaattaatttttataagtcgcacctccaggaccagccaaactatgaaaaaaagtgccacctatctggaaaatacggtagttaaaATATAGTCTTTTACTTAAcattttaaaacgtttttttaattgtagttttaatttatgtaaatgtattttttatttatttaatatttttttttattgttttagtcattttagttattcacgaaaaactaaaataaaaagagaaatgtttaCTCTGCAACAAAGCGATTTTACGTAATTAATTGTattgtgtttatgtatttattttcaagtaaattaataacacagtaatttattattattattttaaaacgacTCTCTCTATATTTTTTgacagttgttttatttattttatatttagttgtagtaaaattattttttttgtagaattctTGTTCCGATTTTTTTACATCTCCTCAAACacgagaagcacttatgaacctCTTGTCCCTAAAATACCCCACATTTAAGTCATAAAAATGTCATGTTGTcagaataataatgttttattccaAACTCACTTatcattgcattatattataaatatactttattataatgaaaattataaaaagtagAACGTGGATAAACCATATGTGTGCCCCTGCTTCACAAAACCAGTtttgagtctctggggtatatttttatctTTCCTAACAAGTTTCCCCCGTGTTTGTGTTTTCCAGAGTTCCCGCGCTTGTGTGGAGGATCTGAGATGTGAAGGTGTCTGTCACTGGCGTGCGGCGCTGAGGCATGTCTTTGAGAGCGTCTCCTTTCCCCAATGTCTTCCTGGAAGGCCTCCATGCCGTAGGATGGGGTCTGATCTTCCCTTGTTTCTGGTTCCTGGACCGTCTCCTCGCCGTCTGCATCTCCACCAGTCTGGAGCGCATGTGGCGGCGCGAGATGGAGTGCTACCTCCACCCGCTCCAGGTCGTCTTCGGCTCCGTCCTCTTCTTCGTCCTGTTCGTGATCTCCACGCCGTTCGCGCTGCTGGGGTTCGTGCTGTGGGCGCCGCTGCAGGCCGTACGCCGGCCGTTCGCGTATCACCATCAAGAGCAGATCATTCCTATGGAGGACCGGAATGCTAGATGGGAAGAGACGGGGAAAGTCAGCTTTGGGTTTGTGACGGGAAACCTGTGTCTGCTTCCCGACGGCGTTGCACGCTTCAACAACCTCGGGCACACACAAAAACGCGCGGCGTATATCGGGAAAAGCATCGTCCAAGGCGTCACCCGCCCTCACATCCGTATTTTCGTCGATTCTCCCAGCAGCTGCGGCGTTGTTACGCCCTCCAACAGTTTCATCCCACAACCGCCGCCATCCTCGTACGGATCCATCGACGTTTTCGCGACCAATCAGACGGAAGATGTTCCCGAAGCCGACGGCATTCCCAACCCGCACAAGCATCCGCCTCGGCCCGCCGACGTCCCGGTGGAAGTGTCCGCTCTGTTCCCGTCCTCCGTGGACGTCGTGTGTCTCCAGGAGGTGTTCGATAAGCGAGCTGCTATGAAGCTCACGCGAGCGCTAGCTCCGCTCTACGGACACGTGCTCTACGACGTCGGCGTCTACGCCTGCCACCCGGCTGGAGCGTGCTCGGCTTTTAAGTTTTTTAACAGCGGTTTGTTCCTCGCTAGTCGCTTTCCCGTGATGGAGGCCGAGTACCGCTGCTTTCCCAACGGACGAGGAGAAGACGCTCTGGCTGCTAAAGGACTGCTCACTGTAAAGGTACGATATccgatttaaagggacagttcatcaaaaatgaaaatcgttatcataaaaaaatgtataaaggttCGGAAACTAacaaagtaaaaatgtaattttctcaCTAGGTGGAAATCGGGTTGCAGAAAGGTGACAAGAGAATGGTGGGGTATATTAACTGCACTCACCTGCACGCTCCTGAAGGCAAGTGTTGTGATGCATTTACAGAAATAGTTCACTTGGAGAgttaaaatactgtttatttattcactttaatgtcattttaaacatGTTATTTATTCTGTAAAAGATTATTATCATGGATTAAATCTTTTAGAAggttttgttaattgaaataaagctgaaaaaatgtgtgagtgtgtgtatgtgtatatatatatatatatatattagaaggGAAAAactaatttctaattttcatttttaaggttCTCAGATGTCAGgcatatagtatttttttttatataattaatttgtacatatttaatcttttttccccccattttttaattatttaaaatatttaatttaaatgtttattccctatttaattcatttaatttaatttgtattaattatttaatttaatttaaattatttacatttatttaaattgtatttatttaataaattgtatttaattatataattaatttaaattatttatttaattaattaattttattttaattttaattaataattaaatattatttaattaataactatTTTATCATCCACTCACAACGTCCACGTCTGCTACATACAAAAAGGACAAAACAACATTAAAGTGCCATAAAAGCATCACAACAATAATCCAAATGACTTGCATTTATATTCTACTCTTTGTACTTTATTGTACTTTATATATGATCATTCTGAAGTCAAATGATAGCAAGAAATAAAATCACAACATGAGGATGAATGGATAATTAACAGAATATTGATTTTTGGATAATGCAATGTGGAATGCATTCTAATCCAATGTAACTAAATTGTCTAGAATCTTAGTGGTCAATAAGAATTGGTTTTTGAATACTTGAgttgtattgttttatatataattgcatttatttatgcatgcatgcacgtGTTTGCTGCTCAGGGGAAGGAGCCGTTCGCTTCGAGCAGCTGAACATGGTGACCAAATGGATCAATGAGTTCCAGGCAGTGACCAGACGAGAAGATGAGATGGTGATGTTTGATGTGCTCTGTGGAGACTTTAACTTTGACAACTGCTCTCCTggtacacacacgcgcacacacacacacacacagtgtttatgCAGACGTTGAGGAAGGATGTTCAggtgtctgtgtgttttcagacGACCGGTTGGAGCAAAGCCACAGTGTGTTTGAGGAGTACACGGATCCCTGCAGAGCCGCAGCCGGCCGAGAGAAGCCCTGGGTCATCGGTAACACACTCAATCACTGCTCATTCACATTCATGCACAGTTCCTGGAAAGAAAATCTGTGTTTCTGAGTGGAAAGTTTCAGTTTCTGTTCCTCAGCTACATGGTTGAATAAAACTTATGGTGTTATTTtccccattatttatttatattttggttcGATATGACTGAAatgatgttgttttattattatttatatttttactattatttttgcttttagtttaaAAATGTGGGTTGAATGCAGGCAGTGTTGTAGTAAACTAAagctgaaactaaaattaaaaccatttaaagaaacctattactttaaaaaaaaaaatattgacttaaaaaaaaaaaatatatatatatatatatatatatatatatatttatatatatatatatatatatatatatatatatatatatatatttaattatatatatatatatatatacatataattattttttcagttacatttttttccaattaataattttccaattaattttaatttagtttaacttgatatacttaaataactaaaactaaaaatgaaataaataaaaaaataataataaaaaaaataaaacgacatataatattaataaagaggtatttaataaaaaaggaaatactaAAATTGACAAAAACGCACAACATAATGTTaactataattaaaataacagaaaattgttaatgcaaccgattaaaaatattaataaaaacaatattatttcaataataataagattatacTGCTGGTCTGCTGTTACTATTAggatattgttgtttttaatttttaatgactttcttttttccccaATTTTAAAATGTAGGTAGGCTAttactgattttaacatttttatttacttgatgcagtgttacagattttttttttaatccattgtaacattttaaaaatttaaaaatatttgaaattgctgttttcgtttttatttatttttaaaaatcaatataaaaatttagTTTGGGTATTAggatgttgtgttgtttttttattcactatttatTGTATGTAATTGTAAATTGTTGACAAgtgtaattacatatatatttaaataaataaataaataaaatatatatatatatatatatatatatatatatatatatatatatatatatatatatatatatataatattattattatttttatttatttatttatttatttatttattttaattaaattccaAATGTAAATAGTTGACCAGCACAGCTTGTGTTGGTGTTGTTTGTAGGAACCCTGTTGGAGCAGCCCACGCTGTACGATGAGAACATGAGGACCCCCGACAGCCTGCAGCGGTGAGACACCTGGGATGTTCTTTCATAAGGTTATGTGTGTTGTGATCTGATGGGTGTCTGATGGTCTCTGCAGGACTCTGGAGACTGAGGAGCTGCGTAAGGACTATATTTCTCCTCCGGTGGCGGTCGAAGGTGTTCCTCTGGTCTATCCTGAGCCTGATGAGCCCTGGACGGGACGCCGGCTGGATTACCTCCTGTATCGAGAGAGCTCAGTCTCCAGCCACGGCAAAACTGTGCGCTTCCTTTCTATGCTTCAATACTCAATACAAGTACACTTGCCCCAGAACATCTCAAATGGCAAGAAAAAATAGATcgatatatatataccgtattttccggactataagttgcactttttttcatagtttggctggtcctgcgacttctagtcaggtgcgacttatttatcaaaattaatttaacatgaaccaagagttcacattacagtctccagccaccagagggcgctctatgctgctcagttctcctgtattctacactgaagacatagagcgccctctagcggctggagacggtaatgttttctcttggctctaaataaatgcgacttaggtttttttcctcatcatgacctatttttggactgatgcgacttatactcaggtgcgacttatagtccgaaaaatacggtatataactgtaaaataaataatacattttataaataaaataaaagtatactgaccccaaacttttgaactctagtgtatatagttagaaaagatttctaatttaaataaacgctcttctttttaacttcttatgcatcaaagaatcctgaaaaagagtatcagatgttcaaaaaaaaaaaaaaaaacattgaagcaATATCAAGTTTcagctctgataataaatcatcatattttcatgatttctgaagatcatgtgacactgaagactggaggaatgatgctgaaaatacagcggagcatcacagaaataaattatattttacaatgtatattaaaaaagaaacacattatttgacatcaatattacacaatataattttttttttacctgtatttttaatcaaataaatgcatccttgatgagctcattatataaaaaacataaaaattttgacggataatatatatatatatatatatatatatatatatatatatatatagttacttgtaataaaataaatgttaatgaacTGAAATCAAATATTTCGAAAAAttctacttattttatttcagctagtttccaatgcaactttttttatgtactaaaataaaattaataaaaatatgtatgtatatacatttaaaaacaacagaaacataTGAACACGACATcagaaaatctgaaataaattagCTATATTTCATTGAGCTTCCCTGTTTGCAACATATATTTAGCAtgaatatctgaatatatttGGGCCAGATTTAATTAGATTTGTTATCTTGTTGTTGGTGCCATGAAGtattgttcctgtggctcagtggtagagcactgcatgtcatgggttcaattcccagggggAAGAAAGTCTATAGCCTGAATGTCACTTTAGATGAAAGCTGTAAATATCTGAagtgtgtgctgtgtttcagGAGCTGGAGGAGATGACGTACGTGACGCAGCTGGCTGGACTCACAGATCACGTTCCTCTGGCCTTCAGACTCTCCGTCTCTCTGGACACACCGCACTAAAACAGAGAGATGCTTGCTTATTAGTGGACCAGACTGATGATGACACTTAAAAATATCCAGCAAAACGAAACAAAGTGCTTCAGAACAATACTTCACCTAAGAATGAACATTTATAGCTATTATCCATTCACACTCGTATGGGTTAAGGATGACGGGATCAAGTTTAGGGATCAGTAGCAGAAGACGCCTATCATTTGAAGAGCTTGAGATGTGGAGAAACACCAAATATGACTTTATGAATAGCGATATAATCAAAGCAATAGTTCTGGCACTCGTTCCTATGCATCTGTACAGTGCCAGAGTTTATCTAAGATTAGATATTACAAACACAAAGGGAAAATAccgttttgttttttcttcttcatgaCAACACAGAAATGattttggaaatatattttaataaaagggtagttttttttaataacacgTGTTCCTTTTGTTTGTGAAGTCATTTATTGCTGTATTTTCTGATCATGTTAAGCATTTTGTCTTTCTTGTACCGTGACACAATGCACTATACCTGATGGCAAAGAGGTTTATTCACTTTATTTTCTGGTCaaacatcataataataaatgtagattcattttatttaggtttttaatcaaaatgtatacCTTGAGAAATGCAATTAATGTACATTTGGGTAAGtgtcttggaaaaaaaaataccatatttattcagatttaatcctatggtattttttaaatgttactttttaatagtatttatcaATACACTGTATTACAAAAATTTGAGAACTCGCAAATAAAATGTTTccgatattttattttaatagaacacAACGTGTCCAATAAATATGTAATTCTCTTATCGTAAATATATCaacacttaatttttaattagtaatatgcattgctaagaacttcatctgaacaactttaaaggtgattttctcaatatttcgatttttttgctccctcagattccagatttttaaatagttgtatctcagacgaATTTTATCCAatgaaaagatgatttattcagctttcagattatgcatatttatcaattaaaaaaaacctgaccCTTATGATTGGGTTTTGTGCTCCTGGGGTCACATTTAAACTTTCTACACCtttatgtttacatttcagtACTGTATGTTATgtcatgcttttattttgtaacattttccgCGTTGCGTGTCTCAGAGCCGGATGTGGATCACGGGTTCGCAGTCTGAAGTATGGCGGCGTCAGAAGAGGTGACGTTTTTCGTTGTAAACAACATTCCCGCTCAGTTCCGATCCGCAGAGCTGAGGAACTATTTCAGTCAGTTTGTCGAGAGTAAAGGCTTCGCGTGTTTCCATTACCGCCATCGACCGGAGCTTCGCTTGCAGACCGCGGACAATAACGGATCTCGCGAGAAGAGCGCGGGGGTGAAAACTTGTTGTTGTGTGGTATCAGTTCGCTCTCGGGAATCAGACAGATTCGTGAAGATGTATTTGGGGAACCACTGGATCGACTCTAAAGGAAACTGGCTGAGGAGAAAGTGTTTGATCCGGAGAGTCAGAGTATCGGAGCAGGCCGGTGAGTCcgctgccaaaataaaagtcctataAAAGACTATAAATAGCAGTTGTTCATATTTCTGCTttccctttaaatatttttactggcccaaacacaacacaaataaataaatatatgtacttTTTACATGTtaagatttataatttattgttacatttgtaattctttttattaaaatgtaaaagaatgtaaattaatttttttcactttatatttaaactaaaaattaaaggacttttttataatttaagattaattgatctatttttcataattaaaatgtgttcattagttaagatttaaaatgtattttgtttttcagtcaaataaaatgttttttaatcattttgtatagtttgaatatcatataataaaaaacgcaaattttgatacatttagataaataaaaattatatatattcatatacatttagataaataaaaaattatatatatatatatatatatatatatatatatatatatatataatttttatttatctaaatgtatcaaaatttactttttttattatatgatattcaAACGTaaatcaaatgataaaaaaatacaaactaaaattttaatgaacATTACATAATAAACCTTAACTtatgaacacattttaattctgaaaaaaatctgaACGCTAAGATTACTTAATTCTAATTTACGAAAAAAGCCTTTTAATGATGGTGTTGAAGGGTGAACATGAACTGTCTGATACAATATGAACTAATAAATTTTAATGGGAAAAGGGGAATTATGGGTAAAGGTCAAGGGTCATCACCTGGTCACATCACACGCTGAAAGATTAAGATGTCATGTAAACTAACACCTGTCTTACCAAGGTCCAGGTTGTTTTATAATCATCATATTTTATCTGTGTTTATAGAGCATGATTCATTCCCATACAAGACGAAGTCTGAGATGAGACGGCACATCGCCCAATCAGAGCACTTCACACTGTCGGACCTCAAGGGCC is a window of Carassius auratus strain Wakin chromosome 16, ASM336829v1, whole genome shotgun sequence DNA encoding:
- the smpd5 gene encoding sphingomyelin phosphodiesterase 5; its protein translation is MSLRASPFPNVFLEGLHAVGWGLIFPCFWFLDRLLAVCISTSLERMWRREMECYLHPLQVVFGSVLFFVLFVISTPFALLGFVLWAPLQAVRRPFAYHHQEQIIPMEDRNARWEETGKVSFGFVTGNLCLLPDGVARFNNLGHTQKRAAYIGKSIVQGVTRPHIRIFVDSPSSCGVVTPSNSFIPQPPPSSYGSIDVFATNQTEDVPEADGIPNPHKHPPRPADVPVEVSALFPSSVDVVCLQEVFDKRAAMKLTRALAPLYGHVLYDVGVYACHPAGACSAFKFFNSGLFLASRFPVMEAEYRCFPNGRGEDALAAKGLLTVKVEIGLQKGDKRMVGYINCTHLHAPEGEGAVRFEQLNMVTKWINEFQAVTRREDEMVMFDVLCGDFNFDNCSPDDRLEQSHSVFEEYTDPCRAAAGREKPWVIGTLLEQPTLYDENMRTPDSLQRTLETEELRKDYISPPVAVEGVPLVYPEPDEPWTGRRLDYLLYRESSVSSHGKTELEEMTYVTQLAGLTDHVPLAFRLSVSLDTPH